The genomic stretch TCGATTATAACATATTTGGCATAACCAAGGCAGACAGGCATAAATCATTTATGACGGGACAATCATATTGACGAGCATAAATTTGGATTTTCAACATAACTTATCTCGTAATTACTTTGcgatttttatccacattaatATGTAGGATGGAAAGCTCACCTTATTTACTTTCCAACTATTAGGAAAAGATCCTTCATTTTCCGTCGTTACTTTCTTCGTAAATCTCCCTTCTTTGTGTTGCTTTTTGTTTCACTTCAAAACCCGGCGTATGTTTTAGTGTAGGTGTGAATTTTATGAAGTGGTgtaatctcttttttttttttttaaaacatccAAGAGGTGTAACAGAAgatcatatatatataagtgttcATTGGTAACTTTATGTACAATTCATGACACGTACTATTTACTAACCAAGCCTACTTTCTTAGCTTTGATTAGTCAACAAAATGACTAATATAACCTACTCTTGACTCATCAAAGCTATACttggaataaattaatattcttctattaattagtttatttatatttattatatattttttttaaagttgggAAAAAGAGGGACATATACATATTTAGTCGTCACTTCTTACATTTATAATATCAAAAGTTCGGGTCGTCACACCTGAGGGCTGTGATTAAGCTTCATCGTACCTTTTGGATTGTTCCTGAAGCCGTGGATGACGATTGTGAGGATCACAAGTGGAAATGGTTCGAGGTACATTACATTTTACAAATTTGAACTGCTGTATCTTTAATGGTATGAAATGTAATTGCTTTGTGCAGGGGTGCCTAGGAGCTCTCGACGGcacatacatcaacgtgcaagTACCAAGTGTTGACAAGCCTCGCTACCGCTCTCGAAAGGGGAAGATTTTCACTAATACCCTAGCCGCTTGTGATCGCAGTATGCGGTTCGTTTACATTCTGGCCAGATGGGAAGGCTCTGCCGGGGATGCTCGTGTGCTAAGGGATGTCGTTATTCACGAAAATGGCTTCAAAGTACCAAGAGGTATGAAACCATATCAAAgtcaatcaaattcttgtactAACTACATTCCGAATATGACTTTCCATTGTTTACGCTTTGGTAGGAAATTACTATCTTTGTGATAATGGATATATGAATTGCAAAGGATTCCTAACACCATTTAAAAGTGTCTGATATCATCTCAAAGAATGGGGCCCAGCTGCCGAGGCCCCTCAGAATCCACATGAAATCTTCAATATGAGACACACACGGGCTCGCAATGTCATTGAACGTGCATTTGTCGTTTTGAAAATGCGATGGGGGATATTAAGGAGTGCTTGTTACTACCCGGTGAAAATTCAAACGCAACTCATTTTAACCTGTTTTCTTCTACATAACTATGCTAGAACAACAATGCCAGTGGATCCACTCGACCAACTCTCCGACGTATATGATGAACAAATAGTCGCTGCATCTGATGACCCCAATGTCCAAAGAGAGTATATCGATTCTGTGGAGCCATCTAATGCTTGGACACAAATGCGAGATGACTTAGCGGGATCCATGTGGGAGGAGGTACTtacaatttattttcaaaacgTTTTCcaagtttgattttttttcaacaacGTGCTAACCTCTCGTACGTATTAACAACTTATGCAATATGTGAATCGCCATATATAAAGACCACAAATCACCGTTTCTGAAACCATATCTTTAGCTGAGGACAAGGGACCACGAGCTGCGACCGATTGCACCTATTGCGTAGCAATATATGATCCATGTTGTTCGAGAACTAAAACATAATAGAGTTGTAGTTGAACTAATTGGTGTCGTATTACTTGTTGAACTTAATTATGAATGTATTTCAATGTTTTTATCTTTCCCTCACTGTTGCTACTCTTCATATGCAAAATAGTAGGACATTTTCATTTACAAAAACATACTGGACAATATTATGAGACTATCTTCAAACACACCATGATTAACTAGTGTATAACTCCATGTTTCTATTGAAACATGGAACCAAAAGTGCACAACAAAACATGAGCTTAGCCGCTGGGCATTACATGATATTAACTAATAAACTACATACGTCATGCTACCAAGGAGAAGCTACTAAAGGCCAACATATTCAAGAGCGATGGATATCACCCCGTGGGTTTGGGCTATTCGATGCTTCCGATGAGCCACCGGGAGATAATTTCGGGACAGGCACATGGAAGTTGAGAGGCATTCTACGTGCAAGGGTAGTCTTCATCATGGGTTTTCCTTGAGGGCCTGGTACGTAGTGGATAGCAGGTGGTTTGTTCGAGGACTCTCGATCAGATGACTCGGCATCGTCGTGGAATAGTTTGCGCCTCATCTTTTCACCGAGCATAGTAGCGGGCGAGTTTACCTCCTCTGAAAAGGGATAGTCGCATGACGTGAGGTCGATCACATCGCGGCAGGGGATGGTAGTATCGGATAGCACGATGATCTCTTTAGGGACATCTACCTTCAACTCTGAGGAGCTCTCCTGCTTCACATCTAGTGGGCGAAAAGGGTGGTGAGACGACGGTGTTTTGGCTCATCTTCATAGTAATAGGCGGCGGCTAGTGGATGATCCTACACAACACACATGCACGAAACATTAGCTTCAACATTACAAGGTGTTAAATGGAAGCTATTACCTTCATTAGCTGTACCCAGACGCTATCCACAGCGTCTACAACCTTCAAGTTGGGATACCACAATACTCCTGGGGTGGAGACCACCGCATGAAATGTCTCGTACCGGGTTGCGAGGAATTGCACCCTATCCTTCAGCTCTTCGATGCTGAGCTTGATACTCGAAACGGCATCTACTTTCATGCTTGCTACGACTAAAACTTCGTTCGGTATGCTTGGCCATTCCTCACGTAGCTCTTCCTTCATGCCAACAAGAGTGGCTATGAGCTGATCGTCCAACTCCACAGACCACTTTCCtttgaagaaaaataaatctTGCGGCGGGATGTCCATAGTTGAGTTAGAGAATTTTAAGGAATTTACTTGGTGTGGTCCAATGTGGGTAAAGACAGTACTTATCTTTACTAAAAGTAAGAGGGTCTTCAATTGGTGACTTAACCCATATTTAATTCTTTGATTGACTAATATCTACTTCCAACTAAAATGCATCGATGACCTCCATTTGTTACCATACCATATCAGAGCAGATCCGTCAATCCCATTCGAAAAAAAGTTAATGTGGGTAGATGGTGGTAGTTAATACCATTGGTTTGTGTATTTCATGATGTTGGTAGGTGAACTCGAAGTTAAGGAGCACATATATCTCATTAATCTCTCAAAACATCCTCTCCAAAGGCTTCAACAAATTGGGAGATCCTTCTTTTCTCGGTTCAGCAACAATGGTTGCAATTCAGCacaacccccccccccctttgTGAAGAAGTACCACGCTATAACGCACCCCGAGAGTCTTGTAAGCAGTCTCGGTTGCATTTCGATTCGAGCTCTCCCCCCCTTGTATGATTATTTATTCTGCTGCAATTTGTCTTATGAAACTAGTTATTTTGGTTACATTTCAGCAGATTCCTCTGCAATGGGTTAGGAGTTATGGACGGAATATGCCTTATCAATGCTTCCTTGTGATGCCACATGGCAGGAAATGGGATGTGAGGTTGCTCAATGTGGAAAACGGATGCTACTTCCGTGCTGGTTGGTCTTCATTCGCGAATGCAAACAACATCAACACTGAGGATACCCTCATCTTCATGCATATCAGAGATGGTGTTTTCCAAGTCATCCGAACTTGCTCATTGACTAGCTGCCCTCCCTTGTATGACTACGATGGTATGAGTTGATATATACACTATACTCAGTTCTTCCCTTCCATTTTTTATATATCACGCACATCATATGATGCAGGGGCATTCTGGCCCATACCCGAGAGCGACGTAGTGCCGGATCTAGATACAAGTGACGACTATGACTCATCTAAAGCCGACTTTGTTGCTTCTAGCGATGAAGAGGACGACATATTGCCTATAGAATATGCCGTGGATGAACACCTTTCGTTCACAATTACCTTCAATGAAACAACAATTACTAAAACATTGGTTAGATGTTTGTCAGTCTTAttaacttcttttttttaccatatccacatttaattatgccaatttcatttcctttttgtaggAGCTACCAATCAGGTTTTGGAAAAAATTCATTCGTGAAGGTGATATGGAAAATGAGACCTATTTCACAGTTGGTAGAAGAACCTGGGAAATGCGCATAGCAAAGCGGAATGGTAGAATCCGGGTGAAGCGTGGTTGGAGCCACTTCAAACAAGTTAACAGACTCCAGAAAGGAATGACTTGTTCTTTCTATCTAGTGGACACGGAGGAGGTTCACTTCTATGTCATAATTCAGCCATAACCAACGTCGGCAAACGGGAAGGTATTGCAATCCGAACTACCTATATTTTGAAATCCATGTTCATCTGCATCGTGTGCTAATTTTACTTGTTGTACACATGTTGAATGCTGATCAATTGCATCTCTGAAACTAGTTATTTGGCTAtctaaacaacaaaaaaaacgtGGGTACTTCATTATGTTTGGTGTTGTATTATTTATGCATCTATCAAATTGATTGGGTCTAGTTAGTGCGCAATGTTGACATATGTATAAGCATGCATTTGTATGCATTAGATATCAGGAAGTACCAAGCATTAAGCAAAGCATAATTCATTAGTTGCGGCCTAGATTGCATACGATATTCACATTACAAAATAGGAAGACATTATATAATGTGTCCATTGCTTGCTGCCGACGTAGTTCGACAAAAGACTAGAACATCCCATCCTAACGGCCCACACAAATCACGACCCAACCCATACTAGTTACCCGTGTAATGCTCAAGAGCATGCCACACATACAGTTGACGTGCACCCTCCGGCAGACTCATGAAGTAGTCGAGGCGTTCAACCCTAGCAAGTATAGCGTCCGAAGCGATGAACACTTGGGATAGGGTGAGCCTTGGAATAAGACCCATCATATGGAACACATCCTTCCTTGCCTTGGTCACATCAAACTCGTATCCAATACGAGCTAATAGTCGGTCCAGCCTTGCATTGGTGTCTTCGTGTAGTTTGCCAATCACATCGATTAGACCATCAAGTGCATCACCCCGTTTATGTTTATTTGCACCAGTGTGTTCACTGTCCACGACGTTGCTATAGACACCGTCGGTCCGGTCGTTAGGTGTTCCCTGATCATTCAATCCCTCTCCATCGAGCAGATCATCCGATCCTGGCTGGTTGGCATTCGCTCCTCCACTGTACGCCTCACGTGATCCAGGCGTACATTTGATTTGGCCGATCAGTATCCTGTGAGTTGTTGCCTGTAGCCCGATCCTTGCCGAAGACAATCTTCCAGTCATTGTAATACGGCCACGACTTGTAACGAAGAAAACGAGCAGCATTGTCAGCCTGAGACATACGAACAAAGACATTCAGTTGGGAAATCAATGATACCATAACAAATTAACccaaataaatatatgaatcgGTAAATAAATGCAAACAAATAAGTGATTGCTAATGATAAAAGTTGCATACAACCTTTATTATTTCAGTCCATTGATGCTCGTCACAGTCGATCTTGTAGTCGCCATGGTTGTTGAACCCAACACCACTCCTTTCCAGTATTGAGGACACAGCAGAGTAAAACTTTTTCCAAGTGTGAAGCTTTGATGAAATATGCGGGCTGACCCTCAATAAGTGGTCGGGAACTCACGGCGCATCGATTCTTCCAACTTGAAAAGATATCCCGATCTGAAGCCATTGTCGGACTTCCATCCAGTCGCAACCAACTCCTTCCTGGAAGCTATGAAGTGCATCTCCTCCCTGTCGCTCCATGCCCTCCTAGAGCGTCACCATGGCTCTGGTTTCGCGAGGAACGCCCTCGTCCCATAGCCAAAAAAAATGAGACGAATAAGATTAAAAAACAACGAAAGCCCAACACCATTTAAGTCGGATGAATGAAAATAGGGTGTAGCCTGACTATCACCGCCTCCTCCACGCCTGTGCTCGTTGCGCATTGAATCCCCCATTGAATGACTTTCAATTAATGTGGTGGGTGTAATCGAAAACGAATGAGACCCTGCTATATATCAATGAAAGATTCTTTTTAGATCTGTGAATTTCATTTCCCGCCGACATGAATGGAAAATTTCATTTTAGCGCCTTCTAGGTCAGATTGGCGGGGGTTTATTTGGTGTAATGTTGCAGTAGGGTTTCTAGAAGAGGCAAAAGTGGGTTCACAACTAATAAATGGGGACAAAAATGACCAAAAAAAGTTTATCCAAAATTTTGGGACGAGCTACCATACGTGGGCCATGATAATGTGTTGAGTTATTAGTGCTACAAAAGGGTGACGTGATATGATAGTATCTATGCCTAATCCACTTCCATTAATCCACTTCCATAATCCAATTTATTGTCCTAACAGATGATTTCCCATCCCCACTACAAAACGCCCCCTAAGAAAgtaagaattttaaaaataatttgtatGAATTGCGTGcttaatagaaaataaaaatctgttaatttttttttgaaaatcaaattcaaattaaattcatatacTACAAACTTAAATCCCTACCCAAATATACGTTTCCACTTCCATCCATTTCAAACATTTTGAAAACTGTGCAACGATCTCCAACCCTACTGTACCACTCCCATCCATCTCTCCGGCGAAACTCGCTgattctctctcactctcttctCACAATTCCCAAATTAGGATGCATCTTTCTTTCGCCCAAAAATCAGATTCTCATCTCCAGCATCTCACTGCCtcaacttctctctctctctcgcccAATTTCTTACTCCCGGCGTCGTCACCGCATGGAGTCCAGTCACCGCCGGCACCCCGTCTCCCTCTCTTTTCTGCCCATGACCCGTAGCAAGAATGTCTGGGTAAGGAACTCTAAAATTTTGTTCATCTGTTGAATTTCCTTTGTATACGAAGGTGTTTCCATCGCTAAAGCGAATGCAAAGATATTTTTCTTCGATTTGttgtattaattattttattctcaGAGAAAAACTGTAAAGTTGGAATTTTGTATATCAGTTGATTTTCCTTGGTATTTCATGGTGATATGATTGCTAAAGAGATTTGTTAGATTGTGACTtattttgaaagaaaagaaacGAGGATAGATGTTAATGAGGACTTGCTGAATGCTTATTCATTGAACCCCTACTGAATTAGATTGGTTCTTTTGCAGAGAAGCTGTTATTGTGAAGACACCAGGTGAGCCTATGAATCATGACTGCTCTGCAACTTGTAATCATGCAACACTAGGGCAGAAAGTATACAAAGAAACATGGAAGGGGTAGAATAAGTGCAAAATGGGgataagagaagaaaaaaatagaaaaagaaggaaaaaaaagaggaaagatctgtggaaaaaaataaaagtaaagaaaaattggtggaaAAAAATAGCAAGAATAAGATGTTGGAGGAAGTGACGGGGAGCTTCGTGATGGAGTAATGGGAGGGAAAGACGAAGATTTGGTGAGGCTTCAACTTGAAGCACtctggaagagaaatcaagacCAGAAAACGAGAATGCAAACTTGACTAGGGAAAACCAGGACCAGCATAAACTAGTGGGGTACCCTCGTTCAACAGATCCAAAACGCATGAAAAGAAGGCTACAAAATCTTCTTTCAGGGTATGTTGTCTCGTGAAGCTGCTTCTGTCCTAGTTTTGTCTGGATGCAATGATTCTTTCAGTACATCATATGATAGAATGTGATGCACTATTTACGTCTACATTGAATATTGAttattggttttgattttgtgaTTACGGCTGGCTCCAGGGAAAGTCCCAAGTAGTGCAGGATGAACTTTCCAGGCTTGGTGAAAAGTTGATTCATAGTTCTGAGGGTACAAGAGCTTTAGCTCGGAAACTTTGCCGTGAACTTGACGATAAATTCCTCCAGCATGGTCTGAACTCAGGGAATGGCAGAAGAAGACATGCTATTTAAGCTATACAGTTCTAGAAGGTTAGTTTATTTTCAAGCATCCATCCACTGGCTTACGATGCTTTCGGAAATTGTAATTCTTAGCCATGGAGAATTCACATGGGGTGATTACGGAATACTCACTAGATCCTGCCCTATTAAGCTAATTCTTCAATATCTATACAAACATTCATCTCCTTGTTTAAAAGATTTGTGCATCTTATGCttttatttttgtgatcatGATTTGCCTCGTTTAATTCGGAATTATAGTGCTCAAAGCATGGCAAGAATAGAAGAGCTTCTCGGAGAACCAGAATGTCAAGCGAAGGAAAGAGCGTATCCAGAAACAGTCCTCTATTGTTTCCAAGCTTACTAGACAACTCTGTATTCATGATAATCTGGCAGCCGCTGCATCCACCTATTCTAATGCAGGTGACCTGTTTTACTATTATAAAAGTATCAATTCTTACAAGTTTATATAGCTATCTATATACAcatggttttatttattttggtataTGAGAATTCTTTTGTAAGCGTGTAACGTTTTCCTCTCTACATCAACAGAAAGTCCAACCACTGCTGGCCAATATTCCGGGCAGGATGGAGATCTGCGTTTGATGCTGCTGCCAACGGTCCAAGCCTAATTGTTTGCCGACCTGTTCCTCCATCATCTGGCTCTGTTTATATATTCCAAGGTAGATGCAAATTTTGACAAATCGATTCTTGCAATTCTTGTCGGATGTTTCATTAGTTTCTCGAGCTCACATCGAGCTCTAATTCTCCATGGTTTGCTCTTTTGAGGATCGATCAATATAGACATTTTTGTGTGTAGATGTCCGGTTTATGTTGTGCTTCTGTTAGTTGTCTTCGCAACTGCTGAAGATCTTGTGTGTTGGTTGAACTCCCATGGAAAACATATTATAGTGATGGCTATACATATGTAATTTCtaaatttattggaaataatcgTACAATTTTTCTGACTTGATCCTTATCGTTTTCTTCGTAAAGATGTTCATGACAtccttatattaatatattgctatttttctattttgaattGAGGATGCCATAACGAATGACATTTTTGTGTTATGTTATGATGATAGTGAAATACGAAATATAAAGGAGAAACTACATTCTCTCTCCATATTTTGAGTTTTTCGTACTACTAAATATTGATAATTtggcattttttttcttataagaataaaaataattggcAGAGGATTGAGCCCCTCCTATCATCAATGTTAGGTAATGAGCTAATTACTTATCGTAGGCTGAATTTGTTTGCATCATGGACATTAGATTCCTATGTTTTAAGTAATGATGTCTATCCTCATTATGTTGATTTGACCATTACACATGAGTTCATCTAGAAGGTTCATTTTCACTATACAATTGATAACTTGCCGAAGCTTGTTTTTAGAAAAGCAAAAGGAAGGAGGGTGTCATGTCTCTtgagaattttttttgtaagcGTGTAATGTTTTCCTCTATACATCAGTAGAAAGTTCATCCGTCGCTGGCCCATCTTCCCGGGAGGTCTGGAGATGCTGCGTTTGATGCTACTGCCAGCGGTCCAAACCCATCATATATGTGGATTTTAGATCAAATGGTCAGTGATCCTTTTCAAAATGGTAATATAAACCCTGCCTGCCGACGAACACCCTTGCGTTTGCCACCTGCTCCTCCATCATCTGCCTCTGTTTATACATTCTAAGGTAGATGGAATTTTGACAAATAAGTTCTTGCAATTTTTGAGGGATGTGTCATCAGTTTCTCGAGCTCGCATCGAGCCCTAAATCTTCTCCTTGGTTTGGTCTTTCGAGGACCAATGAAAAATATATTATCGTGAAggctatatatatgtaatttcttaatttattggaaataatagtacaattttCTGACTtgattcttattattttctttgTAAAGATGTTCATGACATCCTTatatcaatatatttttatttttctatttatgaTGCCATAACGAATGGCATTTTTTTGTTATGTTCCACTGATAGTAAAATACGAAATATAAAGGAGAAACTACATTCTGTCTTCATAGTTCAAGTTTTGGTACTgctaaatattaataatttggaatttttttcttttaagaataaaaatatttggCAGGGGCTTGAGCCCCTCATATCATGAATGTTAGGTAATGAGCTAATTACTTATCATAGGCTGCATTGGTTTGCATCCTGGACATTAGATTCCTATGTTTTAAGCTGCATTGGTTTGATAGAGATATTTCTGCAGgtgaaaaaatacataattctgCAATTTAATTGAACTTTTCTAATTGCTTGCTGACCTAGAGATTGGCAATGCATGAAGAAAGAGGGGTGGACTTGGATCGCCCATATGAGATGGAGGACAAAGGCATTGGAGCTATAATTTGCTGTACACCGGGTCGAAAGGTATTGCTCGTTGGATTTTCGTATTTTGAAACATGTACCAGATTTTGTTTCACTTTAGATCTTTTAACCTTGGAATATTCTGTGACTTCCGTTGAACTTTTCACTGAAATTGGTGAACCAATTCCTGGGATATTTTGTAATGGTTCAGTTTGTTGCTATAGTAAGTCCAATAACAAGAACTATTCTAAAGGTAAATGGCAAGTTAGTGTTGCTTTTGTAGTTCTAGAAGCTAATGAAATGTTGTGAGCCAGTAAAGCATCATACTAAGCAATGATGTCTTTCCTGATTAGATTGATTAGACCATTACACATGAGTTCATCTAGAAGGGTTGTTTTCATGGTATGCCCTGCGTTGGTGGATTTTGGTTGAGGTGCTGCTTCTCTGCTCATTTGGTTCTCTAGTATCCTTAGACATTTTAAATGCTAATGGTTTCTCACTATACAATTGATAACTTGCGGAAGCTTTTTTTTGAAAAgcaaaaggaaggaggatgtcGTGTCTCTTGATTGATTCTATTTAAGCAAACATTAAGTTGATAGGTGCAAGTCTTAGGAGGGGTGAAGTTGACACATTAAAAATTCAGCAACTCTCTGCTCTCTCTGAGAAATTGAACCAATGATTAATAATTTTACTTTGCAGGATTCTGAGAATGCCCATATATACCACTCAGAGCTGTTTACATTAACAAAGAAAATGGCCAAAGGGGAGCCTTAGAAGCTCTACTTCACTGTTCCAATATTTCAGCCACATCCCTAGTACTTAATCCCTACTATGTCCTTCCAGAACCTCATACTCCCTAAGGTGATATTGAGATTCACTGATATTTATGTTTTGAACACTATGAAGGGTTTTAATCTTAAAGTTTTCTTATGTTCCTTCAGGCTCATACAACTCTTATGGAACTCCTTGACTTGAAACCACTTCCCGTGACTGCACTTGCAAATGGAACTTATGAAGAATTGTACAGATTCACACATTTTAACCCCATACAGACGGAGGTTTGGATGAAACTTGCCAGTCCCCCTTGTTTCCCTGCAATTTTCTCAATATATCATGAActcttgtgttttatttattctgACAAGAGTTGTTGTAATCATTGCAGGCTTTTGATGTATTGTATCACACAGACCGAATtgggagaaaagaagaaaaaaaagaagaaaaaaagaaaaaaaagaaaaagaagaatgaaaaaaaaaaagatgagacAAATatgtgggaaaaaaaataaaagaaaagaaaaaaaatggtggAACAAAtctagaaaaaggaaaaaaaacagaGAGCAGAATCAAAGGAAGATTTCCAAGAAAATGTGAAAAAGAAATAGCCAGAGGAGGAAGAAACGGGGAGCTTCATGATGGAGTAATGGGAGGAAAACACGAAGGTTTGGTGAGGCTTCAACTTGAAGCACTTCTGGAAGAGAAATCGAGACCTGAAAATGAGAATTCAAACTTGAATAAGGAAAACAAGTACCTGCATCAACTAGTGGAGTACCCTCGCTCAACAGATCCGAAATTGCATGGAAATTAGGCTGCCAAATCTTCTTTCAGGGTATGTTGTCTCGTGAAGTTGCTTCTGTTCTAGTTTTGTCTGGACGCATTGATTCTTTCTGTACGTCATATGCTAGAGTATGATCCACAATTTACCCCTATCTTgaatattgattattgatattGATCGTGTGAATACTGCAGACTCCAGGGTAGGATGAACTTTTCAGGCTTGGTGAACAGATGGTTCATAGTTCCGAGGGTAAAAGAGCTTTAGCTCGGGTACTTTTCCATGAACTTCACGACAAGTTCCTCCAGCATGGTCTCAACTCAGGGATTGGACAAAGAAGACATTCTATTTAAGCTATACAGTTCTATAAggtttatttcttttaatgcaTCCAGCCTATCGTGTGTGATGCTTTCGGCAGTTTATAATACTTAATCACGGCGAATGCACATGGGGAGATTACGAAATTCTCCCTAGATCCCACCCTATTAAGCTAGTTCTTCAATATATATGTGAACATTCATCTCCTTGTTTAAAAGATTTGTGCATcttatgcttttatttttttgatcatGATGTGCGTCATTTAATTCGAAATTATAGTGCTCAAAGCATGGCAAGAATAGAAGAGCTTCTCCAGGAGGACCAGAATGTCAAGTGGAGGAAAGAGTGTATCCAGAAACAGTCCTCTATTCTCTCCAAGCTTACTACACAACTCTGTATTAATGATAATCTGGCAGCCACTGCAGCCACCTATTCTAATGAAGGTGACCTGTTTTACGATTATAAAAGTTTCTATTCTTACAAGTTTGTATAGCTATCTATATATACATGGTATGATAATTCTTTTGTAAGCCTGTAATGTTTTCCTCTATACAATAGTAGAAACTTCAACCATTGCTGGCCCATCTTCCCGGGAGGTCTGGAGATGCTACGTTTGATGCTGCTGCCAGCGGTCCAAACCCATTATATGGGGATTCTAGATCAAATGGCCCCAGTTGTCGGAACAGTGATCCTTTTCAAAATGGTGATATAAACACTGGCTGCCGACGAACACCCTAGCGTTTGCCACCTGCTCCTCCATCATCTGCATCTGTTTATGTATTCTAAGGTAGATGGAAATTTTGACAAATAAATTCTTGTAATTCTTGTCGGATGTTTCATCAGTTTCTCAAGCTCGCATCGAGCTCTAAATCGTAGGCTGCATTGGTTTGCATCATGGACATTTGATTCCCATGTTTTAAGCAATGATGTCTTTCCTGATTAGGTTTATTTGACCATAAAACTAGAGAAAATGGCCAAGGGGGATGCTCAGAAGCTCTACTTCACTGTTCCAATATTTGAGCCACATCCTCCCTAGTACTTTATCCACGCAATTTCAGATTCATGGATGCATTCAGAGTGTTTCTATACTATGTCCTTCCGGAACCTCATGCTCCCCGAGGTGATTTTGAGATTCACTGATATTTATATTTCGAACACCATGAAGAGTTTTAATCTTAAAGTTTTTTTATGTTCCTTCAGGCTCATACAGCTCATATGGAACTCCTTGACCTGAAACCACTTCCCGTGACTGCACTTGCAAATGGAACTTATGAAGAATTGTACAGATACATACATTTTAACCCCATACAGATGAAGGTTTGGATGAAACTTGCTAGTCCCCCTTGTTGTTTCCCTGCAATTTTCTCAATACAACATGAACTCTCGGGTTTTATTTATTCTGACTAGAGTTATTGTAATCATGACAGGCTTTTGATGTGCTATATCACACGGACCAAAATggggagaaa from Salvia splendens isolate huo1 chromosome 4, SspV2, whole genome shotgun sequence encodes the following:
- the LOC121799199 gene encoding B3 domain-containing protein REM20-like: MMLVGELEVKEHIYLINLSKHPLQRLQQIGRSFFSRFSNNGCNSAQPPPPFVKKYHAITHPESLQIPLQWVRSYGRNMPYQCFLVMPHGRKWDVRLLNVENGCYFRAGWSSFANANNINTEDTLIFMHIRDGVFQVIRTCSLTSCPPLYDYDGAFWPIPESDVVPDLDTSDDYDSSKADFVASSDEEDDILPIEYAVDEHLSFTITFNETTITKTLELPIRFWKKFIREGDMENETYFTVGRRTWEMRIAKRNGRIRVKRGWSHFKQVNRLQKGMTCSFYLVDTEEVHFYVIIQP
- the LOC121799200 gene encoding uncharacterized protein LOC121799200 yields the protein MLLVFFVTSRGRITMTGRLSSARIGLQATTHRILIGQIKCTPGSREAYSGGANANQPGSDDLLDGEGLNDQGTPNDRTDGVYSNVVDSEHTGANKHKRGDALDGLIDVIGKLHEDTNARLDRLLARIGYEFDVTKARKDVFHMMGLIPRLTLSQVFIASDAILARVERLDYFMSLPEGARQLYVWHALEHYTGN